A region of the Flintibacter sp. KGMB00164 genome:
TGGCGCAGATGGCGCAGCCCAGGCAGGTGTCCCAGTCCCGGTCCTTCTTTACCGGCACAGCGGGCTTGGGCGGAGGATTGGGGTTGCCGGGCACGGCAGCTTCCGTCCAGTTCTCTTCCGCCAGCTTCTCCTTCACACCCTGGACAAACTGCTCCAGAACGGTGGTGTCCTTCTCGTCCGGGCGCCCCTCCCCCAAGGTGGGGGCAAAAATGTGGGGGGTGATGACCGCCGCAGCTCCGGCGCACCGGAAGCCCTGCTCCCCCAGGATACGCTTGACCTGGGCCAGAGTCTCGTCATAGTGGCGGTTGCCGTAGGTGGCCAGAATGACACAGGGAGTGTTCTCCCCCTTCAGGCCGTCCAGCAGTCCGGGCACCGCAGGCATCTGTCCGGCGTACACCGGCACCGCCAGCACCAGCAGCTCGTCCTTGCTGAAGTTCCGCTGCGCCCGGGT
Encoded here:
- a CDS encoding EFR1 family ferrodoxin (N-terminal region resembles flavodoxins. C-terminal ferrodoxin region binds two 4Fe-4S clusters.); this encodes MNAIGAYFSPSGGTKRACELVGGLFDAKEYVNLGGRTRAQRNFSKDELLVLAVPVYAGQMPAVPGLLDGLKGENTPCVILATYGNRHYDETLAQVKRILGEQGFRCAGAAAVITPHIFAPTLGEGRPDEKDTTVLEQFVQGVKEKLAEENWTEAAVPGNPNPPPKPAVPVKKDRDWDTCLGCAICAKACPTEAMDLKTLMWADDKCISCMSCVSACPTGALGFNSSLLAQKLTANFSARREVETFLEG